The Roseofilum reptotaenium CS-1145 genomic sequence AGTGTTGTTACAAGAAAAAGAAGTCCTCTCTCAGTTTGAAGCGGAAATTTATCGTCGGGATGGCAGCATTATTTGGATTTTGGAACGAGCGAGGGGGGTTAAAGATAACCAAGGAAAGTTACTCTATTATGAGGGTTCTGTCGTTGATATTACAGAACAAAAACAGCAGGAAAAAAGACTGCGCTATTATGCGTCTCATGATTCGTTGACAGGACTGATTAATCGGGCCTATTTTATCAAAGCGTTAGCGAAGGCTAATGCTCTATATCATGAAAATCCCAACTATCAATTTGCGGTTTTATTTATTGATTTAGATGGGTTTAAGAGTATTAATGATAGTATGGGACATTGGGTGGGCGATTTGTTGTTGATTGCGATCGCCTGGACTCTACGACAGTGTATTAGCGAACACGACACGATTGCGCGATTAGGCGGAGATGAGTTTACCATTCTGGTGGAAAACCAGGATCGGCTACAAGATGTAATTAATATTGCTAACCAGATTCACGAACATCTCGAACAACCCTTTAAGTTAGGGGGTCATGATTTGTTTATGCAGGCTAGTATTGGTATTGCTTATAACTTGCCGGAGAACCAGGATGTGGATGATATCCTGCGCAATGCAGATATTGCGATGTATCGAGCTAAAAAACAAGGTAAAAATTGTACTGTTGTTTTTGATTGGACTATGCGTCAAGAAGCGATGGAGCGAATGCAGATTGAAACAGATCTGCGTTTACTACTCTATCCAGAAAATAAGAATCATGCACATCCAGGAGAATTTTATGTCTACTATCAACCTATTGTCGCGTTAGGAAGCGGTAAAATTATTGGTTTTGAATCTTTAATTCGATGGTATCATCCGGAGAGAGGATTTGTTTCTCCTGGGATGTTTATCCTCGTTGCTGAAGAATCGGGTTTAATTGGTGCGATTGGTGAATGGGTATTATTAGAAAGTTGTCGGCAATTAAAACAGTGGCACACCCAATTTAGGAATTTTTCCCACTTAAAGATGAGTGTGAATTTATCGAGTCGCCAATTAACGCCCAATTTATGCGATCGCATCGATCAGATTCTAGCTGAAGCGGATTTACCGGGCAAATACTTGAAGCTAGAGATTACGGAAACGGCTATCATGGAAGATCCTGAAAGTGCGATCGCCATTTTCCAGGAACTAAAAAAGCGCAATATCGAACTCTCCATTGATGATTTTGGCACAGGATACTGTTCTTTAGCTTACTTACATCGTTTCCCAGTTGATACTCTGAAAGTGGATCGTTCTTTTGTGCAAACCATCACGCAATTGGGAGAAAATGCAGAAATTGTTCATACCATTATTTCTCTGGCGCACAGTTTAGGGATGGAAACTATTGCTGAAGGGATTGAAACCATCGATCAGATGCAGCAACTGCGCAGTTTGAATTGCACATTTGGTCAAGGCTACTTTTTCGCTAAACCCTTAGATGCTGAAAATGTTACTCGATTATTACAGGATGAAAAACGTTTTTGAGTTAACTCAAACCGGCACGTACTTTAATCCCATATTCCGACTCAAACGCCTCTTTTTTGTCATCAATACTCCAACGTTCTAATTCACAATTATCATTTATATTGGCTGGCTTAAGTTTTAAATACAACTCTTTTGTTGCAGGATTATAATGACAAGCAAAAGACTCGACTGCCCCAATTTGTCGGCGGTCTAAAGCAACCGCTAATCGTAAAAATGGGCTAACTTGACTCACTAACTGGCGATCGCTCTTATGCATCAAATTGGTATAGTTTTCATGCTTTTTCTTCGGGGCACTTTTCCGATGATATCGGGCGATATTGGCAATGATTTCTACTTCGTTTTCTGTATATCCCAGTAATTCACCATGGCGAATTAAATAATAGGAATGCTTATGATGGGCTGCATGGGACACATAAACTCCACAGTTATGTAAAATTGTGGCTACATAGAGTAGTTCTCGTTCTGAGTTTCCCCAATAATGGAGAATTCCTTGGGTACAATCAAACAGATGAACAGCAAAATTAGCCATACGCTGACTCGA encodes the following:
- a CDS encoding EAL domain-containing protein; this translates as MMVGLKDGKLDGVMVMSSILQLLGIIAIASCLSIITQPITLNNHEVEWKATQGRDPSTQSIVLENRSDRSLSGLVVSGSRGIPILFFSLGLTSVVLISKTLNRTNKNHLFTTPKNFPDRENKGFNHILWESNPAFFVAIGIDGKVKKINKSMLEVVGYTAEEAIGLDYLSHFVPEADRAELSVIFEHHYHSLEPIHHQNRILTKEGQELLVEWNGRSIANPETNQIEYFVGLGIDITDRQRRETEIHLLYQLTQAVSESKNFDHALAVTMELICEATRWDIAEAWIPSAQKQELVCSRVWYQQSHIRPEIYPQIQYFRAVSEQIAFPPHVGLPGRVWGSQKTEWVFDISQGSGDLFFRNKVAAECGIKAGLGVPIVANNHILAVLVFFRRCSQERDSKLMELVASVAMQLGSMFESKQAEAKYRSIFENSMEGIFQTTPEGKMIGANPALAKIYGYESAEDLMDNMADVEHQLYVNPESRKKFKVLLQEKEVLSQFEAEIYRRDGSIIWILERARGVKDNQGKLLYYEGSVVDITEQKQQEKRLRYYASHDSLTGLINRAYFIKALAKANALYHENPNYQFAVLFIDLDGFKSINDSMGHWVGDLLLIAIAWTLRQCISEHDTIARLGGDEFTILVENQDRLQDVINIANQIHEHLEQPFKLGGHDLFMQASIGIAYNLPENQDVDDILRNADIAMYRAKKQGKNCTVVFDWTMRQEAMERMQIETDLRLLLYPENKNHAHPGEFYVYYQPIVALGSGKIIGFESLIRWYHPERGFVSPGMFILVAEESGLIGAIGEWVLLESCRQLKQWHTQFRNFSHLKMSVNLSSRQLTPNLCDRIDQILAEADLPGKYLKLEITETAIMEDPESAIAIFQELKKRNIELSIDDFGTGYCSLAYLHRFPVDTLKVDRSFVQTITQLGENAEIVHTIISLAHSLGMETIAEGIETIDQMQQLRSLNCTFGQGYFFAKPLDAENVTRLLQDEKRF